From one Callithrix jacchus isolate 240 chromosome 2, calJac240_pri, whole genome shotgun sequence genomic stretch:
- the NKX2-5 gene encoding homeobox protein Nkx-2.5, with protein MFPSPTLTPTPFSVKDILNLEQQQRSLAAAGELSARLEATLAPSSCMLAAFKPEAYAGPEAAAPGLPELRAELGPAPSPAKCASAFPAAPAFYPRAYSDPDPAKDPRAEKKELCALQKAVELEKPEVDSAERPRARRRRKPRVLFSQAQVYELERRFKQQRYLSAPERDQLASVLKLTSTQVKIWFQNRRYKCKRQRQDQTLELVGLPPPPPPPARRIAVPVLVRDGKPCLGDSAPYAPAYGVGLNAYGYNAYPAYPGYSGAACSPGYSCAAAYPAGPSPAQPATAAANNNFVNFGVGDLNAVQSPGIPQSNSGVSTLHGIRAW; from the exons ATGTTCCCCAGCCCTACGCTCACGCCCACGCCCTTCTCAGTCAAAGACATCCTGAACCTGGAGCAACAGCAGCGCAGCCTGGCCGCCGCCGGAGAGCTCTCCGCACGCCTGGAGGCCACCCTGGCGCCCTCCTCCTGCATGCTGGCCGCCTTCAAGCCAGAGGCCTACGCCGGGCCCGAGGCGGCTGCGCCAGGCCTCCCAGAGCTGCGAGCAGAGCTGGGCCCCGCGCCGTCGCCTGCCAAGTGTGCGTCTGCCTTTCCCGCCGCCCCCGCTTTCTATCCGCGTGCCTACAGCGACCCCGACCCAGCCAAGGACCCTCGAGCCGAAAAGAAAG AGCTGTGCGCGCTGCAGAAGGCGGTGGAGCTGGAGAAGCCAGAGGTGGACAGCGCGGAGCGGCCCCGGGCGCGACGGCGGAGGAAGCCGCGCGTGCTCTTCTCACAGGCGCAGGTCTATGAGCTCGAGCGGCGCTTCAAGCAGCAACGGTACCTGTCGGCCCCCGAACGCGACCAGTTGGCCAGCGTGCTGAAGCTCACGTCCACGCAGGTGAAGATCTGGTTCCAGAACCGGCGCTACAAGTGCAAGCGGCAGCGGCAGGACCAGACTCTGGAGCTGGTGGGGttgcccccgccgccgccgccgcctgccCGCAGGATCGCGGTGCCAGTGCTGGTGCGCGATGGCAAGCCTTGCCTAGGGGACTCAGCGCCCTACGCGCCTGCCTACGGCGTGGGCCTCAATGCCTACGGCTATAACGCCTACCCCGCCTATCCGGGTTACAGCGGCGCGGCCTGCAGCCCTGGCTACAGCTGCGCCGCGGCTTACCCCGCCGGGCCTTCCCCAGCGCAGCCGGCCACTGCCGCCGCCAACAACAACTTCGTGAACTTCGGCGTCGGGGACTTGAATGCTGTTCAGAGTCCCGGGATTCCGCAAAGCAACTCGGGAGTGTCCACGCTGCATGGTATCCGAGCCTGGTAG